From a region of the Paenibacillus sp. FSL R10-2734 genome:
- a CDS encoding nucleobase:cation symporter-2 family protein encodes MLSKQKVFTLGLQHVLAMYAGAVIVPLIVGGALKLNGTQMAYLIAADLFTCGLATLLQIMGTKYFGSRLPVILGCTFTAVGPIIAIASTHNLATAYGAIIISGLFVVLAAPLYGKLLKFFPTIVTGSVVTIIGLSLIPVAMNNVAGGEGSADFGQPRNLLLALITLLVILMVNRFATGFLRSISVLVGLVVGTVIAYGMGIVNFSTVGDASWVSIAQPFYFGWPEFSLTAIFTMIIVNIVSMVESTGVYFAVGKVIDQKVEQKQIVNGLRSEGVAIMLGGIFNAFPYTAFSQNVGLISLSRIKTRNVIFAAGGIMIVLGLLPKLAALTTIVPNAVLGGAMIVMFGSVAVSGISILSDVDLRKDGNLLIAACSIAVGLGSATLPAMFAELPEFARMLLQNGIVSGSITAIVLNIFLSKTKDEVQEEDNTVPVLTKETQVS; translated from the coding sequence ATGTTAAGCAAGCAAAAGGTATTTACGTTAGGTCTTCAGCATGTACTAGCCATGTATGCAGGAGCAGTAATCGTACCGCTGATTGTTGGGGGCGCTTTGAAGCTGAATGGGACTCAAATGGCCTACCTCATCGCAGCCGATTTGTTCACTTGCGGATTGGCTACGCTGCTGCAAATTATGGGCACCAAGTATTTTGGTAGCAGGCTCCCAGTTATTCTTGGATGTACCTTTACAGCGGTTGGTCCGATTATCGCGATTGCCTCGACACATAATTTGGCGACTGCGTACGGTGCGATCATTATTTCCGGTTTATTCGTTGTACTTGCGGCCCCGCTTTATGGGAAGTTGTTGAAGTTCTTCCCGACGATTGTAACAGGTTCTGTCGTGACCATTATCGGGCTATCTCTTATTCCAGTGGCAATGAATAATGTTGCTGGCGGAGAAGGCAGCGCTGATTTTGGACAACCCCGCAATTTGCTGCTTGCACTGATTACATTGCTTGTTATTTTAATGGTTAATCGTTTCGCGACTGGATTCCTGCGCTCGATCTCCGTTCTGGTAGGTCTTGTGGTGGGTACTGTGATTGCTTATGGAATGGGTATCGTTAACTTTTCTACGGTTGGTGACGCTTCTTGGGTTAGTATCGCACAGCCGTTCTACTTCGGATGGCCTGAGTTCAGTCTTACCGCAATCTTCACTATGATCATCGTTAACATTGTTAGTATGGTGGAGTCTACAGGGGTTTATTTTGCAGTAGGTAAAGTAATTGATCAGAAAGTTGAACAGAAGCAGATCGTAAACGGACTGCGTTCCGAGGGCGTAGCGATTATGCTGGGCGGAATTTTTAATGCCTTCCCATACACTGCTTTTTCTCAAAACGTGGGTTTGATTTCGCTGTCTCGTATTAAGACTCGTAATGTTATTTTTGCCGCTGGCGGGATCATGATTGTACTAGGACTCCTGCCTAAGCTGGCTGCCTTGACGACGATTGTACCGAATGCCGTACTTGGTGGAGCGATGATTGTCATGTTCGGATCGGTCGCCGTTTCCGGAATTTCAATTCTGTCCGATGTAGATCTGCGTAAGGACGGTAATCTACTGATTGCTGCTTGTAGTATCGCGGTTGGCTTAGGTTCAGCAACACTTCCTGCGATGTTCGCAGAGCTGCCTGAGTTTGCACGGATGCTGCTGCAGAATGGTATTGTATCCGGTTCGATTACTGCGATTGTGCTGAACATCTTCCTTTCTAAGACAAAGGATGAAGTGCAGGAAGAGGATAACACCGTACCCGTTCTCACTAAGGAGACTCAAGTCTCCTAA
- a CDS encoding glycerate kinase has product MKFVLAPDSFKESMTAMEACEAIERGLRSSFPDAEYIKVPMADGGEGTVQSLVDATGGRIIQCDVTGPLGHPVNAFYGIMGDGETAIIEMAAASGLGLVPKEERNPLITTTKGTGELIVHALNAGVRSIIMGLGGSATNDGGVGMAQALGFRFLREDGTEIGYGGGSLSEVTRIDSAHVDPRLQGLQVVAACDVDNPLTGERGASAIFGPQKGATPEMVNQLDANLAHFANIIQRDLGKEVCDTAGAGAAGGLGAGVMAFLGAQLKRGVNIVVDAMNLADKVKDADYVITGEGGMDSQTVYGKTPIGVAKVAQAAGVPVIALAGSLGTGVEAVYEHGIDMFFSIVPGVCTLDKALTNASFNMERTARNVGTLIKHSKR; this is encoded by the coding sequence ATGAAGTTTGTATTGGCGCCAGATTCATTTAAAGAAAGTATGACAGCAATGGAAGCCTGTGAGGCCATAGAACGAGGACTTCGTTCCTCTTTTCCCGATGCAGAATATATTAAAGTTCCGATGGCAGATGGCGGCGAAGGTACGGTTCAATCGCTCGTCGATGCGACAGGCGGACGAATTATACAATGTGACGTAACAGGTCCGCTTGGTCACCCTGTGAATGCATTCTATGGCATTATGGGAGACGGCGAGACCGCGATTATCGAAATGGCAGCTGCTTCTGGACTTGGACTTGTACCGAAGGAAGAGCGTAATCCGTTGATCACCACGACAAAGGGTACAGGAGAACTCATCGTTCATGCGCTGAATGCAGGCGTACGTTCCATTATTATGGGTCTTGGTGGCAGTGCGACGAATGATGGCGGTGTAGGCATGGCGCAAGCGCTTGGATTCCGCTTCTTGCGAGAAGATGGAACGGAGATTGGATACGGTGGAGGATCACTTAGTGAAGTTACTCGTATTGATAGTGCTCATGTAGATCCAAGACTTCAAGGTCTCCAAGTGGTAGCCGCATGTGACGTGGACAATCCGTTAACTGGGGAGCGCGGAGCATCCGCCATCTTCGGCCCACAAAAGGGTGCAACACCCGAGATGGTGAACCAATTGGATGCAAATCTTGCACATTTCGCAAACATCATTCAGCGCGATCTCGGTAAAGAAGTGTGTGATACAGCAGGTGCGGGTGCAGCAGGTGGACTAGGTGCTGGCGTGATGGCCTTCCTAGGAGCCCAGTTGAAGCGAGGCGTCAACATCGTCGTCGATGCTATGAATCTTGCGGATAAAGTGAAGGATGCGGATTATGTCATCACAGGCGAAGGTGGTATGGATAGCCAAACCGTCTATGGCAAAACACCGATTGGTGTTGCCAAAGTAGCACAAGCCGCTGGTGTACCTGTGATTGCCTTAGCAGGTTCCCTAGGTACTGGCGTAGAAGCCGTGTACGAACATGGTATCGATATGTTCTTCTCCATCGTGCCTGGGGTATGTACGCTAGATAAAGCGCTCACCAATGCTTCCTTCAACATGGAGCGCACCGCGCGCAATGTAGGTACATTAATCAAACATAGTAAGCGTTAA
- a CDS encoding sugar diacid recognition domain-containing protein: MRGITKEIAMEIVRRTMHVIGYNVNVMDKRGRIIGSGDGKRLGQSHEGALLAIERRGRFEIDQESAARLQGVLPGTNLVIEFENEVVGVIGITGDPKEVTKYGELVKMTAEMYLEHMNLLEQAQWDKRMKENFLLAVMNGDEGNVQTLQHQAQQIHFQVDKPHIACIIELIDRNEAELMTTMKRVADVLEGRPAVQLITIRNARQVVLIKEHLHERKPHTDICEGIHQIRRWLDVKEISPLRIAVGKAFTGIQGMMKSIQSAEDTMRAGYAIYPDEPVYYATDLQLETMVVPSVHNWMSEELLQLWAHFMEEDRSGELQQTLDLFYIENGEQQHIAERLCIHRNTLRYRLQRITELTGKDPRNYQELFLLMSARWLYLLEHSGTHRGK; encoded by the coding sequence ATGAGAGGTATAACAAAAGAAATTGCGATGGAAATTGTTCGACGTACGATGCATGTGATTGGGTACAACGTCAATGTTATGGACAAACGAGGACGAATTATTGGATCTGGCGATGGTAAGCGATTAGGGCAATCACATGAGGGTGCATTACTCGCGATCGAGCGTCGTGGCAGATTTGAGATTGATCAGGAGAGCGCCGCTAGATTGCAGGGGGTATTGCCTGGGACGAACCTTGTTATTGAGTTTGAGAATGAGGTTGTTGGTGTTATTGGGATTACAGGTGATCCTAAGGAAGTGACGAAGTATGGTGAATTGGTGAAGATGACAGCGGAGATGTATCTGGAGCATATGAACCTGTTAGAGCAGGCACAATGGGACAAACGAATGAAGGAGAATTTCCTGCTCGCGGTAATGAATGGCGATGAGGGGAACGTGCAGACATTGCAACATCAAGCACAGCAGATTCATTTTCAGGTGGACAAACCTCATATCGCATGCATCATCGAATTAATTGATCGTAATGAAGCTGAGCTAATGACGACAATGAAGCGGGTAGCTGATGTATTGGAAGGACGCCCGGCTGTTCAATTGATTACCATTCGTAATGCCAGACAAGTTGTTCTGATCAAGGAGCATCTCCACGAGCGGAAGCCACATACGGATATATGTGAAGGAATTCACCAGATTAGACGTTGGTTAGATGTAAAGGAGATTTCTCCACTACGTATCGCGGTAGGTAAAGCTTTTACAGGGATTCAAGGGATGATGAAGTCCATTCAATCCGCAGAAGATACGATGCGTGCAGGCTATGCAATATATCCGGATGAGCCAGTTTATTATGCAACGGATCTGCAACTGGAGACGATGGTCGTTCCAAGTGTACATAATTGGATGTCGGAGGAGTTGCTGCAGCTCTGGGCGCATTTTATGGAGGAGGATCGTAGTGGCGAGCTTCAGCAGACATTAGATCTATTTTACATCGAAAATGGGGAGCAGCAGCATATAGCTGAACGACTGTGTATTCATCGGAATACGTTACGTTACCGACTCCAGCGTATAACCGAGCTCACAGGGAAGGATCCAAGAAATTATCAGGAGCTGTTCCTACTCATGAGTGCGCGTTGGTTATATTTGTTGGAACATTCTGGTACTCATCGTGGAAAATAG
- a CDS encoding GntP family permease — protein MTVSVSVLGALAALVVAIVLILKKVPPAYGMMIGALVGGLIGGVSMVDTITLMMDGAKGMIPAVLRILAAGVLAGVLIESGAAKKIAETLVQKAGETRALLALALATMVLTAVGVFVDVAVITVAPIALAIAQRANLSKLAILIAMIGGGKAGNIMSPNPNAIAASDAFHIPLTSLMAAGIIPAVFGIIVTYFIAKRLNNKGSKVEASEVTNNPNEQLPSFFTAILAPLVAIILLSLRPIAGIVVDPVIALPVGGIVGAIAMGRFKKLNEFAVFGLGKMTGVAVMLIGTGTLAGIIANSQLKDVIIDGLTASGLPAYLLAPISGALMSLATASTTAGTAVASSVFGSTIMGLGVASLGAGAMIHSGATVLDHMPHGSFFHATGGSVNMQMKERLKLIPYETAVGLTLAIVSTLVFGVFQWFV, from the coding sequence ATGACAGTGAGTGTAAGCGTTTTAGGTGCTTTAGCTGCATTGGTTGTGGCAATCGTTCTAATATTGAAAAAAGTACCGCCAGCCTACGGCATGATGATTGGTGCGTTAGTAGGTGGTTTAATCGGCGGCGTGAGTATGGTGGATACCATTACGCTGATGATGGATGGTGCCAAAGGAATGATTCCTGCCGTGCTTCGTATCTTGGCAGCAGGTGTGTTAGCAGGTGTATTGATTGAATCAGGCGCAGCGAAAAAGATTGCAGAGACGCTGGTTCAGAAGGCCGGCGAGACACGAGCATTACTCGCATTAGCATTAGCAACAATGGTTCTTACAGCAGTCGGCGTATTCGTGGATGTAGCTGTTATTACTGTAGCACCCATTGCATTAGCTATTGCACAACGTGCGAATCTATCGAAATTGGCAATCCTAATCGCTATGATCGGTGGCGGTAAAGCCGGTAACATCATGTCACCAAACCCGAATGCGATTGCAGCATCAGATGCATTTCACATTCCATTAACTTCGTTGATGGCAGCAGGTATAATCCCAGCCGTGTTCGGAATTATCGTAACGTACTTCATCGCAAAGCGTTTAAACAATAAAGGTAGTAAAGTAGAAGCTTCTGAGGTAACGAATAATCCGAATGAGCAGCTTCCAAGCTTCTTTACAGCCATTCTAGCTCCGCTTGTAGCAATTATCTTGTTATCCCTTCGTCCAATTGCAGGCATCGTAGTGGATCCAGTTATCGCGCTTCCAGTTGGAGGTATCGTAGGTGCCATTGCAATGGGAAGATTTAAGAAGTTAAATGAGTTCGCTGTATTTGGTCTTGGTAAAATGACTGGTGTAGCCGTCATGTTAATCGGGACAGGTACATTAGCTGGTATCATTGCAAACTCACAATTGAAGGATGTTATTATCGATGGCCTTACGGCATCTGGCCTACCGGCATACTTGCTTGCTCCAATCAGTGGTGCGTTAATGTCTCTTGCAACAGCATCGACAACTGCAGGTACAGCCGTAGCAAGCTCTGTGTTCGGCTCCACCATTATGGGACTTGGCGTAGCTTCGCTAGGAGCGGGGGCAATGATTCATTCTGGTGCGACTGTATTAGACCACATGCCTCACGGCAGCTTCTTCCACGCAACAGGTGGTAGTGTGAACATGCAGATGAAAGAACGTCTGAAATTGATTCCTTATGAAACTGCAGTTGGTCTAACACTAGCAATCGTTTCGACATTAGTATTCGGTGTATTCCAATGGTTCGTATAA
- a CDS encoding aldo/keto reductase, which produces MAQHLQDTTTLHNGVNMPWLGLGVFQVEEGAELIQAIKSAIAHGYRSIDTAAIYENEAGVGQAIKEALQENNLSREELFVTSKVWTADMGYEETIAAYETSLAKLGLEYLDLYLIHWPVQGKYKETWRALETLYKEGRVKAIGVSNFQIHHLEDVMKDAEIKPMVNQVELHPYLSQQELLSFCKKHEIQLEAWSPLMQGQLFVQPILKQIAAKHGKSVAQVIIRWDLQRGIITIPKSTKKHRIIENVDVFDFQLTEEDMTLINALNQDQRVGPDPDHFDF; this is translated from the coding sequence ATGGCTCAACATCTACAGGATACAACTACATTACACAACGGGGTAAACATGCCTTGGCTTGGACTCGGTGTATTTCAGGTCGAAGAAGGGGCAGAGCTGATACAAGCGATCAAATCTGCCATTGCACATGGCTACCGCAGCATCGACACAGCAGCGATCTATGAGAATGAGGCTGGCGTGGGTCAAGCGATCAAAGAAGCTTTGCAGGAGAACAACCTATCCAGAGAAGAGCTCTTCGTAACCTCTAAGGTCTGGACTGCAGATATGGGATACGAAGAAACCATTGCCGCCTACGAGACTAGCCTAGCTAAGCTTGGACTTGAGTATCTTGATCTATATCTTATCCACTGGCCAGTACAGGGAAAATATAAAGAGACTTGGAGAGCGCTTGAAACGCTGTATAAAGAGGGGCGCGTAAAAGCGATCGGAGTCAGCAATTTCCAGATCCATCATCTTGAAGATGTGATGAAGGATGCGGAAATTAAGCCGATGGTAAACCAAGTAGAGCTCCACCCTTATTTGAGTCAGCAAGAGCTGCTTAGCTTCTGCAAAAAACATGAAATCCAATTGGAGGCTTGGTCTCCATTAATGCAAGGTCAATTGTTCGTTCAGCCTATCCTGAAACAAATTGCAGCTAAACACGGCAAATCTGTAGCCCAAGTGATTATCCGTTGGGACCTGCAACGAGGAATTATTACCATTCCAAAGTCCACGAAAAAGCACCGGATCATCGAAAACGTAGACGTGTTTGATTTTCAGTTAACGGAAGAGGATATGACTCTAATTAACGCCTTGAATCAAGATCAACGGGTAGGTCCAGACCCTGATCATTTCGACTTCTAA
- a CDS encoding MFS transporter has protein sequence MLLDQKRSTMALLALAISAFAIGTTEFISVGLLPLIADDLHIPLTTAGLTVTLYALGVTFGAPILTSLTTAISRKTLLLIIMIVFIIGNSLAAAAGGITVLLIARVISALSHGLFMSIASTIAADLVPDNRKASAIAIMFTGLTVATVTGVPLGTFLGQQLGWRAAFIAIVAIGLIALIGNLLLVPAKGLRKGTPTPLREQVKLVTNGRLLLALAITALGYGGTFVVFTYLSPLLHEISGFKESTVAVILLVYGIAIAIGNVIGGKAANRKPLNALFYMFAVQAIVLFVLTFTAPYKVAALLTIFFMGLLAFMNVPGLQVHVVTLADRYAPSARDVASAMNISAFNAGIAIGAYLGGIVTDHMGLIHTTWVGAIMVLSAVILTAWSRALERKDETLLQSEAA, from the coding sequence ATGTTGTTAGACCAAAAAAGAAGTACCATGGCACTCTTGGCTTTAGCCATTAGCGCCTTTGCGATCGGAACCACCGAGTTTATCAGCGTAGGGCTGCTGCCACTAATCGCCGATGACCTGCATATACCGCTGACCACAGCAGGATTAACCGTTACTTTATACGCTTTAGGGGTAACCTTTGGCGCCCCTATCTTAACGTCCCTGACCACAGCGATATCGCGGAAAACGTTATTGCTAATCATTATGATTGTGTTTATTATCGGCAATAGTCTTGCGGCTGCTGCGGGCGGAATTACAGTTCTGCTAATTGCCAGAGTTATTTCTGCCCTATCACATGGCCTGTTCATGTCGATTGCCTCAACCATCGCAGCCGACCTCGTACCCGACAATCGTAAAGCCAGTGCTATTGCAATCATGTTTACAGGGCTAACCGTAGCTACTGTTACTGGTGTTCCACTGGGTACCTTTCTAGGGCAACAGTTAGGCTGGCGAGCTGCATTCATCGCCATTGTTGCCATCGGGCTTATAGCGCTCATCGGTAATCTGCTCTTGGTCCCTGCTAAAGGGCTGCGCAAAGGAACCCCAACACCGCTTCGTGAACAAGTGAAACTCGTAACGAACGGACGATTACTGCTGGCCTTGGCAATCACTGCTTTAGGGTATGGAGGCACATTTGTAGTCTTTACTTATTTATCTCCACTTCTTCATGAAATCAGCGGTTTCAAAGAGAGCACCGTTGCCGTCATCCTTCTTGTGTATGGTATAGCGATTGCCATCGGCAACGTCATTGGAGGTAAAGCAGCCAACCGTAAGCCTTTGAATGCCCTGTTCTACATGTTTGCTGTACAAGCTATTGTATTATTCGTCTTAACCTTTACCGCTCCTTATAAAGTGGCTGCACTACTCACGATCTTCTTTATGGGCTTGTTAGCCTTCATGAACGTACCCGGTCTACAGGTACACGTAGTCACACTTGCAGATCGATATGCGCCGAGTGCGAGAGACGTAGCATCTGCGATGAATATTTCTGCTTTTAACGCTGGTATTGCCATCGGTGCTTATCTTGGCGGCATTGTGACGGATCATATGGGACTGATTCATACCACTTGGGTGGGCGCTATAATGGTTCTATCCGCGGTAATCCTAACCGCCTGGAGTCGTGCGCTGGAGAGGAAAGATGAGACTCTTCTCCAGTCTGAAGCTGCTTAA
- a CDS encoding xanthine phosphoribosyltransferase produces the protein MKVLQERIRQEGLILSDTVLKVDSFLNHQVDTELALQIGQEFKKLFGHQPITKVITIEASGIQFAMATAIALGVPFIYAKKKKAVTLSEAVYSAPVHSFTRQEDYLVSVSQKYLGPDDKVLIVDDFLATGAALVGLVDIVKEAGAELLGVGCVIEKSFQEGRSLLEKRGIEVHALARIASMSPGEIHFIDNESSLEEVKESAGC, from the coding sequence ATGAAAGTACTTCAAGAGCGCATTAGACAAGAGGGTCTTATTTTATCAGATACGGTACTGAAGGTAGATTCATTTCTGAATCATCAGGTCGATACGGAGCTAGCGCTGCAAATCGGTCAGGAGTTCAAGAAGTTGTTCGGACATCAACCGATCACAAAAGTGATTACTATTGAAGCTAGTGGTATTCAGTTTGCAATGGCTACTGCGATTGCATTAGGTGTACCGTTTATTTATGCGAAGAAAAAGAAAGCTGTAACCCTCTCGGAGGCAGTTTATTCAGCGCCTGTACATTCCTTTACACGCCAAGAGGATTATCTGGTTAGCGTCTCTCAGAAATATCTTGGACCCGATGACAAAGTGCTTATTGTAGATGATTTCCTCGCTACTGGTGCTGCTCTTGTGGGGCTGGTTGATATTGTGAAAGAGGCTGGAGCAGAGCTCCTTGGCGTCGGCTGTGTCATTGAAAAGAGCTTCCAAGAAGGTCGGAGCCTTCTGGAGAAAAGAGGCATAGAAGTACATGCCTTGGCCCGTATTGCATCTATGTCACCGGGTGAAATTCACTTCATTGATAATGAAAGCTCATTAGAGGAAGTCAAGGAGAGTGCGGGATGTTAA
- a CDS encoding Gfo/Idh/MocA family oxidoreductase, with the protein MNNLKWAIIGPGSIATEFAAALNDIGGTLYAVGSRTLEKAQAFASQYGAEKAYGNYSEMLQDPEIDVVYISTPHSNHYEYIIESLQNNKHVLCEKAITVNSRQLQEISELAKRKNLVVAEAMTIYHMPLYKKLRQIVDEGKLGRLKMVQVSFGSHKEYDVNNRFFSKDLAGGALLDIGTYALSFTRFFLSKQPHEILTTVKRFETGVDEQSGIILNNDADEMGVISLTMRSKMPKRGVVAGELGFITVDNFPRASQATIQYLDGTLETIEAGDTSKALQYEIEDMQRYIEEKGNRETLHLSLDVMEIMSNVREQWGIKYSFE; encoded by the coding sequence ATGAACAATCTAAAATGGGCTATCATCGGCCCGGGAAGTATCGCTACTGAATTTGCGGCTGCTCTAAATGACATCGGTGGAACTTTATATGCGGTAGGATCACGGACCTTAGAGAAAGCCCAAGCGTTCGCGAGCCAATATGGTGCAGAAAAGGCTTATGGCAATTACAGCGAAATGTTGCAAGATCCAGAAATTGATGTTGTCTACATCTCCACACCACATAGCAATCACTATGAATACATCATAGAAAGCTTGCAGAATAACAAACATGTCCTCTGTGAAAAAGCGATCACCGTAAATAGCAGACAGCTACAGGAAATCTCCGAGCTTGCTAAGCGAAAAAACTTAGTCGTCGCCGAAGCTATGACCATCTACCATATGCCACTGTACAAAAAGCTACGGCAAATCGTTGATGAGGGCAAGCTCGGACGCCTCAAAATGGTGCAGGTCTCCTTCGGCAGCCATAAGGAATACGATGTGAACAATCGTTTCTTCAGCAAAGATCTGGCGGGAGGAGCACTGCTGGATATCGGTACCTATGCCTTATCCTTCACGAGATTCTTCCTGTCCAAACAGCCGCATGAGATCCTGACTACGGTGAAACGTTTCGAGACAGGCGTTGATGAACAATCCGGAATTATTCTGAACAACGATGCGGATGAAATGGGGGTCATCTCCCTTACGATGCGCTCCAAAATGCCTAAACGCGGTGTCGTTGCTGGAGAACTTGGCTTTATTACCGTAGATAATTTTCCGCGGGCCTCCCAAGCTACAATTCAATATTTAGATGGTACCCTAGAAACGATTGAAGCCGGCGATACTTCTAAAGCGCTACAATACGAAATTGAAGATATGCAGCGCTATATCGAGGAAAAAGGCAACCGGGAAACCCTTCACCTCTCCTTAGATGTCATGGAAATTATGAGCAATGTTAGGGAGCAATGGGGCATTAAATACAGCTTCGAATAA
- the greA gene encoding transcription elongation factor GreA: MSNEEVFLTKEGLAQLEEELKELKGPGRKELAARLKLAISYGDLKENSEYHSAKDDQSFMETRIMILEKMLTKAKIVDESQMDLSKVSMGCIVTLNDIEYSEKIEYRIVGAAEADVLNNKISYESPLGKELLGKKVGDIVSVNAPMGIIKYELLEIKMM, from the coding sequence ATGTCTAATGAAGAAGTGTTCTTGACCAAAGAAGGATTGGCTCAATTAGAGGAAGAACTGAAGGAATTGAAGGGCCCAGGGCGCAAGGAATTGGCAGCACGGCTCAAATTGGCGATCAGCTATGGAGACTTGAAGGAAAATAGCGAGTACCATTCGGCCAAGGACGACCAATCGTTCATGGAGACTCGTATTATGATTTTGGAGAAAATGCTGACCAAAGCCAAGATCGTAGATGAGAGTCAGATGGATCTGTCGAAGGTTAGTATGGGTTGTATCGTTACCCTGAACGATATTGAATACTCCGAGAAGATTGAATATAGAATTGTAGGGGCTGCTGAAGCGGATGTCCTAAACAACAAGATTTCCTATGAAAGTCCACTGGGCAAGGAATTGCTTGGTAAAAAAGTCGGGGATATCGTTAGTGTAAATGCACCAATGGGTATCATCAAATATGAATTGCTTGAAATCAAAATGATGTAA
- a CDS encoding CatA-like O-acetyltransferase, translating to MITYQVIDLESFPRRNYYEYFMATDTTFEMTVKIDVTRAVEKCKEESINFYAYSIFNLTKSVNEIPNLRYAHIDEQLVEWQELVPTFTNFNQETELFYSLWLEELTDYKSVDREYKKLIKDYANTTDIAPMGDVPPNVVNISSIPWMHFEHFSSHKGAIKNNLTPMITTGKYEKVGSQLLMPVNIKVHHATVDGYHVSLFFEILQREMNR from the coding sequence ATGATAACTTATCAAGTCATTGATTTAGAAAGTTTTCCAAGAAGAAACTATTATGAGTATTTTATGGCGACAGACACAACGTTTGAAATGACAGTAAAAATTGATGTTACTCGGGCAGTTGAAAAATGCAAAGAAGAATCTATAAATTTTTATGCGTATTCCATTTTTAATTTGACTAAATCGGTTAACGAGATTCCGAATTTGAGGTATGCCCACATAGATGAGCAATTAGTAGAATGGCAAGAATTAGTGCCAACGTTTACGAACTTTAATCAAGAAACAGAGTTATTTTATAGCTTATGGTTGGAAGAATTAACAGATTATAAATCAGTTGACCGTGAGTACAAAAAGCTTATAAAAGACTATGCAAACACAACAGATATCGCACCAATGGGAGATGTCCCCCCCAATGTGGTGAATATTTCATCAATTCCTTGGATGCATTTTGAACATTTTTCATCTCACAAAGGAGCTATCAAAAATAATTTAACACCAATGATTACCACTGGGAAGTACGAAAAAGTTGGTTCACAGTTGCTAATGCCGGTAAATATTAAGGTTCATCATGCAACAGTAGATGGCTATCATGTGTCGTTATTTTTTGAAATACTGCAACGTGAAATGAACCGTTGA
- a CDS encoding AEC family transporter gives MIQSVLSTLYQVIVPLSIPVIVGALLGRFKNLDTKPLLTLYLYFLTPAIILNTLATAEISMDDIYKTLAFSLLNLCFLWAIANIIGKLLKLGPSGISGLTLISTFTNSVNYGLPLVLLAFGQLGLDKASVYVIGQMIIVNTVGVYFAARSQFSVKNAVKSVFSLPAIYAAILALFLRIFDLHLPSELATGVSMVAGGYSPVVLAILGAQMVKVRTMPSEHKGQSTFWTGMLIRLILAPLVAYLGLSILQIDGILFSVLLILASMPVAVNAVVLAERFNASPELVSKCILWTTLASFLVLPILIVLVQGA, from the coding sequence ATGATCCAGAGTGTATTATCAACGTTGTATCAAGTCATCGTGCCATTATCCATTCCGGTGATCGTCGGTGCGCTGCTTGGAAGGTTTAAGAATCTGGACACCAAGCCGTTATTGACGCTCTATCTATACTTTTTAACGCCGGCTATTATTCTTAATACATTGGCTACGGCTGAGATTTCTATGGATGATATATATAAGACGCTCGCCTTTTCACTTCTGAATCTGTGCTTCCTATGGGCGATTGCAAATATCATCGGGAAGTTATTGAAGCTCGGACCCTCTGGAATATCAGGATTGACCCTGATCTCGACGTTTACGAATAGTGTGAATTATGGACTTCCTTTGGTGTTACTTGCTTTCGGACAGCTTGGGCTCGATAAGGCTTCTGTGTATGTGATTGGGCAGATGATTATCGTGAATACAGTGGGCGTTTATTTTGCGGCTAGGTCGCAGTTCTCGGTGAAAAATGCGGTAAAGTCCGTGTTCTCTCTCCCTGCCATCTATGCGGCTATACTAGCACTTTTTCTTAGAATATTTGACCTGCATTTACCTTCTGAGCTTGCTACAGGGGTCTCTATGGTTGCCGGAGGTTATTCACCAGTCGTACTGGCGATTCTGGGCGCACAGATGGTCAAAGTAAGAACCATGCCATCTGAACACAAGGGCCAGTCTACTTTTTGGACAGGGATGCTCATTCGATTAATATTAGCTCCACTAGTGGCATACCTCGGATTATCTATTCTGCAAATTGACGGTATTTTATTCTCTGTACTGCTGATTCTGGCCTCTATGCCAGTTGCCGTCAACGCGGTGGTATTAGCGGAGCGATTTAACGCTTCTCCAGAGCTAGTATCCAAATGTATTTTATGGACGACGCTAGCTTCGTTTCTCGTGTTGCCGATCCTTATTGTGCTAGTGCAAGGTGCGTAA